A single region of the Gilliamella apis genome encodes:
- the allB gene encoding allantoinase AllB produces MQYDLIIKNGIVILESGETNTDIAIKNGKIAAIGPNLEQAEQIIDAEGLIVSPGMVDIHVHISEPGGIRHEWEGYVTGTKACAKGGVTTFVEMPLNQLPATTSGETLRTKYAAGEGKLYVDVASYGGLVPYNLTNNGIEEQVQEGVAAFKCFMATCGDPNLDGDFANVNDYALWEGMRQIAKTGKVLAIHAENAAITDILGQQAKARGESKLSQYVATRPAFTEVEAIRRAIFFAKQTGCPIHICHVACPEGVEEVIKARQEGVNVTCETCIHYLYFTTDQLDAIGPIAKCSPPIRDQQAQEGLWKYLFAGHIITAVSDHSPCTYDLKDKANAFDAWGGISGVQNNVDILFDEAVQKRGMSLKQFADIIAKNPAERYNLPTKGSIQVGKDADIIFIKPHSDYVLTAQDLEYRNKFSPYVGRQIGAQVVQTILRGKTIYQIDSGIDATPRGSFIRR; encoded by the coding sequence ATGCAGTACGATCTAATCATTAAAAATGGTATTGTTATTCTCGAATCAGGCGAGACTAATACCGACATTGCAATAAAAAATGGCAAAATTGCTGCTATTGGCCCTAATTTGGAGCAAGCAGAGCAAATTATCGATGCTGAAGGTTTAATTGTCAGCCCGGGAATGGTTGATATTCATGTGCATATTAGCGAACCTGGCGGTATCCGCCATGAATGGGAAGGTTATGTTACTGGAACCAAAGCATGTGCAAAAGGTGGGGTGACAACTTTTGTCGAAATGCCACTAAATCAACTTCCTGCTACCACCAGCGGTGAAACATTGCGAACCAAATATGCAGCTGGTGAAGGTAAATTATATGTTGACGTTGCTTCATATGGTGGATTAGTTCCCTATAACCTAACTAATAATGGTATAGAAGAACAAGTTCAAGAAGGTGTTGCTGCGTTTAAATGCTTTATGGCAACCTGTGGTGACCCAAATCTTGACGGTGATTTCGCTAATGTTAATGATTATGCATTATGGGAAGGGATGCGCCAAATAGCTAAAACCGGTAAAGTTTTAGCTATTCATGCCGAAAATGCAGCAATCACAGATATTTTGGGACAACAAGCCAAAGCACGAGGGGAAAGCAAATTATCACAATACGTAGCAACTCGTCCGGCATTCACTGAAGTAGAAGCTATTCGCCGAGCTATCTTTTTTGCCAAACAAACCGGTTGCCCAATTCATATTTGCCATGTAGCTTGTCCAGAAGGAGTTGAAGAAGTAATAAAAGCACGTCAAGAAGGTGTTAATGTCACTTGTGAAACCTGTATTCATTACCTCTATTTCACTACAGATCAATTAGATGCAATTGGCCCAATTGCAAAATGTTCTCCGCCAATCCGTGATCAACAAGCACAAGAAGGTTTGTGGAAATATCTCTTTGCCGGCCACATTATCACCGCCGTATCTGACCATTCACCATGTACCTACGATTTAAAAGATAAAGCCAATGCGTTTGATGCATGGGGAGGAATTTCAGGTGTGCAAAATAATGTCGATATTTTGTTTGATGAAGCCGTTCAAAAACGCGGTATGTCATTAAAACAGTTTGCCGATATCATCGCTAAAAATCCAGCCGAAAGATATAACTTACCAACCAAGGGATCAATTCAAGTTGGTAAAGACGCAGATATTATCTTTATAAAACCTCATTCAGACTATGTTTTAACTGCACAAGATCTCGAATATCGTAATAAATTTAGCCCTTATGTGGGTAGACAAATTGGTGCTCAAGTTGTGCAAACCATATTACGAGGAAAAACCATTTATCAGATTGATTCTGGTATTGATGCAACGCCGAGAGGTAGTTTTATTCGACGTTAA
- a CDS encoding NAD(P)-dependent oxidoreductase — MKIAVIGANGKSGQLLVKEALSRGHDVTAIVRKPSSNSDAKAKVLVKDLFQLTYDDLKPFDVIIDAFGTWTPESLPLHQTSLKHLTDILSGKPNRLLVVGGAGSLYVNPEHTVRLVDSPDFPDEFKPLANNMAKALDQLRTCDDVQWTYLSPAIEFIADGARTGHYTVGGEQFLVNSQGKSQISYADYAVAMIDEAEKAQHIKQRFTVVAE, encoded by the coding sequence ATGAAAATTGCAGTCATTGGTGCAAATGGTAAATCAGGACAACTATTGGTTAAAGAAGCATTATCACGAGGACATGATGTCACAGCTATCGTACGTAAACCAAGTTCAAATAGCGACGCAAAAGCGAAAGTATTAGTTAAAGATCTATTTCAATTAACTTATGACGATTTGAAACCATTTGATGTGATTATTGATGCATTTGGTACTTGGACACCTGAATCATTACCATTACATCAAACTAGCCTTAAACATTTAACCGATATTTTAAGCGGTAAACCTAACCGTTTATTAGTTGTTGGTGGTGCCGGCAGTTTATACGTCAACCCAGAGCATACCGTTCGTCTAGTTGATTCACCAGATTTCCCTGATGAATTTAAACCATTAGCCAACAATATGGCGAAAGCTTTAGATCAACTAAGAACCTGTGATGATGTGCAATGGACCTATTTAAGCCCAGCAATTGAGTTTATTGCTGATGGAGCAAGAACTGGTCATTATACTGTTGGTGGCGAGCAATTCTTAGTTAACAGCCAAGGTAAAAGTCAAATCAGCTACGCTGACTATGCGGTCGCTATGATTGATGAAGCAGAAAAAGCCCAACATATCAAACAACGTTTCACTGTTGTCGCTGAATAA
- a CDS encoding winged helix-turn-helix transcriptional regulator has translation MQVIENLPPCPVETTLLLMGDKWKVLIVRDLLTGTKRFGELKKSLNGISQKVLTSHLRTMEKNGLITRKVYPQVPPKVEYTLTEVGESLKQVHDAMLDWGSIYKSKYSTKTSRV, from the coding sequence ATGCAGGTGATTGAAAATTTACCGCCATGTCCTGTTGAAACTACTCTATTATTAATGGGTGACAAATGGAAAGTCCTAATTGTGCGAGATTTACTGACAGGTACCAAACGTTTTGGGGAACTGAAAAAATCACTAAATGGTATATCACAAAAAGTGCTTACTTCTCATCTACGTACTATGGAAAAAAATGGCCTAATCACCCGTAAAGTATACCCACAAGTGCCACCTAAAGTGGAATATACCTTAACTGAAGTTGGAGAAAGTTTAAAGCAAGTACACGATGCTATGTTAGATTGGGGGAGTATCTACAAATCAAAATATAGCACTAAAACGAGTAGGGTTTAA
- the treR gene encoding trehalose operon repressor TreR, translating into MSKSSTNLTIKDIAKLSGVSKSTVSRVINHDPMVKESTRNKVMAIVEQYQFTPSKSARAMRGYGNKVIGIIVTRLDSISENHAVQSMLPIFYANGYDPIIIESQFSAAKVAEHLMMLREKQADGIIVFAFTGLDSSLLTVWQHKCVVIARPFSAYSCICYDDIGAVNKALTYLYQSEKHKKIGFIGVDKQDQTTGGLRYQAYIDFCTAYKIQPNAVLGNLSYYSGYELAESVLVHSPTAIVCATDSIALGLNKFLSEKNINNIIVISIGSSELLNFLFSQTITVDLGFDKAGIYAANELLLMLEKQVNAKIITVPSQLLK; encoded by the coding sequence ATGAGTAAATCATCAACTAATTTAACCATTAAAGATATAGCTAAATTAAGTGGCGTCAGTAAATCAACGGTTTCACGAGTGATTAATCATGATCCTATGGTGAAGGAATCAACTCGCAATAAAGTGATGGCAATTGTTGAACAATATCAATTCACTCCTTCTAAATCAGCAAGAGCAATGCGCGGTTATGGGAATAAGGTTATCGGTATTATTGTCACACGCCTTGATTCAATATCTGAAAATCATGCAGTGCAAAGTATGTTGCCGATTTTTTATGCTAATGGCTATGATCCTATAATTATCGAGAGTCAATTTAGTGCCGCAAAAGTCGCCGAACATCTGATGATGTTAAGAGAAAAACAAGCTGATGGTATTATTGTGTTTGCTTTTACGGGATTGGACAGTTCATTGTTAACGGTTTGGCAACATAAATGTGTGGTGATTGCTAGGCCATTTTCAGCTTATTCTTGTATTTGTTATGATGATATTGGTGCAGTAAACAAAGCACTAACTTACTTATATCAATCAGAAAAACATAAAAAAATAGGTTTTATTGGTGTTGATAAACAAGATCAAACTACCGGTGGTTTACGTTATCAGGCCTATATTGATTTTTGTACTGCCTATAAAATTCAACCCAACGCCGTACTTGGTAATTTAAGTTATTATTCTGGTTATGAGCTTGCCGAATCGGTGTTAGTTCATTCACCAACAGCGATAGTTTGTGCTACTGATTCGATTGCTTTAGGCTTAAATAAATTTTTATCGGAAAAAAATATTAATAATATTATTGTTATTAGTATCGGTAGTAGTGAGTTGTTAAATTTCTTATTTTCTCAAACGATAACGGTTGATCTTGGTTTCGATAAAGCTGGCATCTATGCGGCAAACGAGCTATTACTAATGTTAGAAAAACAGGTAAACGCTAAAATTATTACTGTTCCATCCCAACTACTGAAATAA
- the treB gene encoding PTS trehalose transporter subunit IIBC, with amino-acid sequence MAKAPKVSTASIMQLIELVGGKENIASVTHCLTRLRFALADPKIANVDAIEELPFVKGCFNNAGQFQIIIGTNVDSYYKLLIEQLNIDEATKEQTKAAAKQNMSWFERLISNLAEIFVPLLPALIAGGLLLGLRNVIGEMPTIDDKPLTDTYHWLVPIHSFLWLPCEAIFHFLPVAICWSTVKKMGGSPVLGIVLGITLVSPQLMNAYNLGKVIPEVWDFGWFTIAKVGYQAQVIPSIFAGLALGWIETRLRKIIPDYLNLVIVPIVALMLSVVLAHFVLGPIGRMLGDGIAYVVKYLMTGDYAFIGSAIFGFFYAPLVITGIHHTTLAIDMQMTESMGGTPIWPIIALSNIAQASAVVGIILISKKHNEREVSIPAAISGYLGVTEPAMYGINLRYKFPMYCAMIGAACAGLICGLNGVLSNGIGVGGLPGILSIKPVYWLIYALAMLVAIVVPILLTIVVYKIKQKKGTLNVQ; translated from the coding sequence ATGGCGAAAGCACCTAAAGTTTCAACCGCATCAATTATGCAACTAATTGAGCTGGTTGGCGGAAAAGAAAATATTGCCAGTGTCACCCATTGTTTAACTAGATTAAGATTTGCGCTTGCTGATCCGAAAATAGCCAATGTTGATGCTATTGAAGAATTACCTTTTGTCAAAGGCTGTTTTAATAATGCTGGGCAATTTCAAATTATTATTGGTACCAATGTCGATAGTTATTACAAATTATTGATTGAACAACTAAATATTGATGAAGCAACCAAAGAACAAACCAAAGCCGCAGCTAAGCAAAATATGTCGTGGTTTGAACGGTTAATTTCAAACTTAGCTGAAATCTTTGTGCCATTGTTGCCAGCCTTAATTGCTGGTGGTTTATTACTTGGCTTGCGTAATGTGATTGGTGAAATGCCAACTATTGACGATAAACCTCTTACTGATACCTATCATTGGTTAGTACCGATTCATAGTTTCTTATGGTTACCTTGTGAAGCGATTTTCCATTTTCTACCGGTGGCTATTTGCTGGTCAACTGTTAAAAAAATGGGGGGATCGCCGGTTTTAGGTATTGTTTTAGGTATAACGTTAGTTTCACCACAATTGATGAATGCTTATAATTTGGGTAAGGTTATTCCTGAAGTATGGGATTTTGGTTGGTTTACCATTGCCAAAGTGGGTTATCAAGCACAAGTTATACCATCAATTTTTGCTGGATTAGCATTAGGATGGATTGAAACACGCCTTCGTAAAATTATTCCTGATTACTTAAATCTAGTGATTGTGCCAATCGTTGCCTTAATGCTATCAGTCGTCTTAGCTCACTTTGTTTTAGGGCCTATTGGACGCATGCTTGGTGATGGGATTGCTTATGTGGTTAAGTATTTAATGACCGGTGATTATGCCTTTATTGGTTCAGCTATTTTTGGCTTCTTCTATGCTCCTTTGGTTATTACAGGTATTCACCACACCACATTAGCCATCGATATGCAGATGACCGAAAGCATGGGTGGTACACCTATTTGGCCAATTATCGCTTTATCCAATATCGCCCAAGCATCAGCGGTGGTTGGTATCATCTTAATAAGTAAAAAACATAATGAACGAGAAGTCTCCATTCCTGCGGCAATATCTGGATATCTCGGTGTGACAGAGCCAGCGATGTACGGTATTAATTTACGCTATAAATTCCCAATGTACTGCGCCATGATTGGTGCCGCTTGTGCGGGATTAATCTGTGGTTTAAATGGCGTATTATCCAACGGTATCGGCGTGGGGGGATTACCAGGTATTTTATCGATAAAGCCAGTTTACTGGTTGATTTATGCATTGGCGATGTTAGTGGCGATTGTCGTTCCGATCTTATTAACGATAGTGGTTTATAAGATAAAACAGAAAAAAGGCACGCTCAATGTCCAATAA
- the treC gene encoding alpha,alpha-phosphotrehalase — MNKIDIPWWQNGTIYQIYPKSFQASQDSATGDLLGIISRLDYLKKLGISAIWLTPIYPSPQIDNGYDVADYYDIDPAYGSMADFELLVKQAHERGIRIMMDMVFNHTSTEHPWFKSALDKSSPYRSFYIWKDAKADGSEPNNWRSKFGGKAWQWHEQSGQYYLHLFAKEQADLNWENPQVRNEIKKVCQFWADKGVDALRLDVINLVSKQQDFADDNNGDGRRFYTDGPKIHEFLQEMSRDAFQPNDLKTVGEMSSTSLANCLQYASLDGKELTMTFNFHHLKVDYPNGYKWALAKPDLLELKNIIGDWQTGMHAKAWNAIFWCNHDQPRIVSRLGNENQYHRESAKMLAMLLYGLQGTPYLYQGEEIGMTNPHFNSINQYRDVESLNIYQEKIAEGMNEAEILAILASKSRDNSRTPMQWDDSLNAGFTTGKPWIEVANNYRQINVKAALADQNSIFYCYQTLIKLRKEHPIFIFGDYQDLTTNVADYWCYLRRYNNQQLLVITNLTEQPVNWQLPKNLQGSNWQRLLSNYQQATAFDSEIQLRPYEALYLLAGDDK; from the coding sequence ATGAATAAAATTGATATTCCGTGGTGGCAAAACGGCACCATTTACCAAATCTACCCAAAAAGTTTTCAAGCCAGCCAAGATAGTGCCACAGGCGATTTATTAGGCATCATTAGCCGATTAGATTATCTAAAAAAACTCGGCATTAGCGCAATTTGGTTAACGCCGATTTACCCATCACCGCAAATAGATAACGGCTACGATGTTGCCGATTATTACGATATCGATCCGGCTTATGGTTCAATGGCGGATTTTGAATTATTAGTCAAACAGGCGCATGAACGTGGCATCCGCATTATGATGGATATGGTGTTTAACCATACCTCAACCGAGCATCCATGGTTTAAATCAGCCTTAGATAAATCTAGCCCTTATCGCTCATTTTATATCTGGAAAGATGCTAAGGCGGACGGTAGCGAGCCCAATAATTGGCGCTCCAAGTTTGGTGGTAAAGCATGGCAATGGCATGAACAATCTGGGCAATATTACTTACACCTATTTGCCAAAGAGCAAGCTGATCTTAATTGGGAAAATCCACAAGTTCGCAACGAAATTAAGAAAGTATGCCAATTTTGGGCAGATAAAGGCGTTGATGCATTAAGACTGGATGTGATTAATTTAGTCTCCAAACAACAGGATTTTGCTGATGACAACAATGGTGATGGTCGACGTTTCTATACCGATGGCCCCAAAATCCACGAGTTTTTACAAGAGATGAGTCGTGATGCCTTCCAACCTAATGATCTCAAAACTGTTGGTGAAATGTCTTCGACCTCATTAGCTAACTGTTTGCAATATGCCTCGTTAGACGGAAAAGAGCTCACTATGACTTTCAACTTTCATCATTTAAAAGTTGATTATCCAAATGGCTATAAATGGGCATTAGCTAAACCAGATTTGCTTGAGTTAAAGAATATTATTGGTGATTGGCAAACTGGGATGCATGCTAAAGCATGGAATGCCATTTTTTGGTGTAATCATGACCAACCGAGAATTGTGTCACGCTTAGGTAATGAAAACCAATATCACCGTGAATCAGCGAAAATGCTTGCTATGTTACTATATGGATTACAAGGTACGCCATATCTCTATCAAGGTGAAGAGATCGGCATGACCAATCCGCATTTTAATAGTATTAACCAATATCGTGATGTCGAAAGTTTAAATATCTACCAAGAAAAAATAGCTGAAGGGATGAATGAAGCGGAAATTTTAGCAATTTTAGCGAGTAAATCACGTGATAACAGTCGTACGCCTATGCAATGGGATGATAGCTTAAATGCTGGTTTCACAACGGGAAAACCATGGATTGAGGTGGCAAATAATTATCGACAAATTAATGTCAAAGCCGCATTGGCTGATCAGAATTCGATCTTTTACTGCTATCAAACATTAATTAAATTACGCAAAGAGCACCCAATATTTATTTTTGGTGATTATCAAGATTTAACCACCAATGTTGCTGATTATTGGTGTTACTTGCGCCGCTACAATAATCAACAACTATTAGTGATAACCAATCTAACTGAACAACCTGTTAACTGGCAGTTACCAAAAAACTTACAAGGTAGTAATTGGCAAAGATTATTGAGTAATTATCAGCAAGCAACCGCATTCGACTCTGAAATCCAATTAAGACCATACGAAGCATTATATTTATTGGCTGGTGATGATAAATAA
- a CDS encoding nucleotidyltransferase domain-containing protein, producing MTIDDLKRQNLILFEVISGSRAFGLATETSDTDIKGVFYLPKEKFYGLEYIPQISNASNDIVYYELGRFVELLLKNNPNILEVLASSPECILYQHPIMQQLTLNLFLSKQTEQTFAHYAISQIKKAKGLNKKINNPVEVKRKTVLDFCYIIQGQHTYPMTNWLTQNGLQQQCCGLVNIPHGRDLYALFYDASGSCGYHGIIQHEDSTELCLSSVKIDTPVMAYLSFNRDGFSSHCRDYKAYWQWVANRNQQRYKNNIENGNDFDAKNMMHTIRLLQVAYEIMTKGTITNKRSNRDELLAIKQGKLSYDEIMQLAESLLAKIETASLSSRLPDQPNRQKALAVLLTMRNHLYQS from the coding sequence ATGACAATTGATGATTTAAAAAGGCAAAATTTAATCTTATTTGAGGTTATCAGTGGTAGCCGTGCTTTTGGATTAGCCACTGAAACATCCGATACTGATATCAAAGGGGTATTTTACTTACCAAAAGAAAAATTTTATGGACTTGAATACATTCCACAAATTAGTAATGCCTCAAATGATATTGTCTATTATGAATTAGGCCGGTTTGTTGAATTACTGCTTAAAAATAACCCTAATATTTTAGAAGTGTTAGCTTCCAGCCCGGAATGTATTTTATATCAACATCCGATTATGCAGCAGTTGACCCTCAATCTTTTTTTATCTAAACAAACCGAACAAACATTTGCTCACTATGCAATATCGCAAATAAAAAAAGCTAAAGGGTTGAATAAAAAAATCAATAACCCAGTAGAAGTTAAACGAAAAACAGTACTGGATTTTTGTTATATTATTCAAGGGCAACATACTTATCCAATGACCAACTGGTTAACACAAAATGGTTTACAGCAACAGTGTTGTGGTTTAGTTAATATACCTCATGGTAGAGATTTATATGCCCTTTTCTATGATGCGTCAGGTAGTTGTGGTTATCATGGCATTATTCAGCATGAAGATTCCACGGAACTCTGTTTATCTTCGGTGAAAATCGATACCCCTGTGATGGCTTATTTGAGTTTTAATCGTGATGGCTTCTCATCGCATTGCCGTGACTATAAAGCGTATTGGCAATGGGTCGCCAATCGTAATCAACAACGTTATAAAAATAATATTGAAAATGGCAATGATTTTGATGCTAAAAACATGATGCATACCATTCGGTTATTGCAAGTTGCCTACGAAATCATGACAAAAGGAACCATTACCAATAAACGATCTAATCGCGATGAACTGTTAGCCATTAAGCAAGGTAAATTAAGCTATGATGAGATTATGCAACTTGCTGAGTCGTTATTAGCAAAAATTGAAACCGCATCATTGTCATCGCGATTACCTGACCAACCTAATCGCCAAAAAGCATTAGCGGTTTTACTAACTATGCGTAATCACTTATATCAATCATAA
- a CDS encoding nucleotidyltransferase domain-containing protein, with protein sequence MQNRIQEKLIELEQQYNINIIFACESGSRAWGFPSPNSDYDVRFIYIHPIDKYLSIDNPASHLTFPIDDELDLHGWDLKKTLQLIRKSNTTPFEWLQSPIIYQQNAAIAEPLWQLCAEFFNARGNIFHYLGIAKSAWQSSEGQQIGVKKLFYVLRPLLCAKWCLEKQQIAPMAIAPLLTLLPENLRNKINKIIEQKATMAESQLIAIDPEILLFIEQSMNDILQQVAPITERHFKPAKLDQFFIKTLMSLQ encoded by the coding sequence ATGCAAAACCGTATACAAGAAAAACTTATTGAATTAGAACAACAATATAACATCAATATCATTTTTGCCTGTGAGTCTGGTAGCCGAGCATGGGGATTTCCCTCACCAAATAGTGATTATGATGTTCGTTTTATTTATATTCATCCAATTGATAAATATTTATCAATTGATAATCCTGCTTCTCATCTGACTTTTCCAATCGACGATGAGTTGGATTTACATGGGTGGGATTTGAAAAAAACGTTACAGTTAATTCGCAAATCCAATACTACGCCATTTGAGTGGTTGCAGTCACCAATTATTTATCAGCAAAATGCTGCAATTGCTGAGCCATTATGGCAATTATGCGCAGAATTTTTTAATGCCCGCGGTAATATTTTTCACTATTTAGGTATAGCGAAAAGTGCTTGGCAAAGTAGTGAAGGGCAACAAATTGGTGTCAAAAAGTTATTTTATGTGTTAAGACCACTATTATGTGCTAAATGGTGTTTAGAAAAACAGCAAATCGCGCCGATGGCAATAGCACCATTATTGACGCTATTGCCCGAAAATTTACGTAACAAAATCAATAAGATTATTGAGCAAAAAGCAACCATGGCTGAATCACAACTTATCGCTATCGATCCTGAAATATTACTATTTATTGAACAATCGATGAATGATATTTTGCAACAGGTTGCACCAATAACAGAACGGCATTTTAAACCAGCTAAATTAGATCAATTTTTCATAAAAACATTGATGAGTTTGCAATAG